In a single window of the Coffea eugenioides isolate CCC68of chromosome 3, Ceug_1.0, whole genome shotgun sequence genome:
- the LOC113765253 gene encoding RNA-binding protein FUS-like produces MDRYQRVEKPRPEEPINENEIRITAQGLIRNYISYATTLLQEKREQEIVLKAMGQAISKSVAIAEIIKKRIPGLYQDTSIGSTTITDAYEPIEEGLEPLEMTRQVSLISITLSTNELNKNSPGYQAPSNIDQPRGENQQHQQPRQYVNIAENNLDSYGGRGRGRGRGRGRGRGRGRGGYGNYQGENGGYYNYGRGGGRGRGWGYRGSGYGRGRGGFQVGGRGYGRGRGRVGRGRGGVNQAQI; encoded by the exons ATGGACAGGTACCAGAGAGTGGAGAAGCCAAGGCCTGAAGAACCTATTAACGAGAATGAGATCAGAATCACTGCTCAGGGTCTTATTCGTAACTATATTAGCTATGCCACCACGCTTCTTCAG GAAAAGCGTGAACAGGAGATTGTTTTGAAGGCAATGGGCCAGGCAATCAGTAAGAGCGTGGCCATTGCAGAGATTATAAAG AAGAGAATCCCTGGGCTGTATCAAGACACTTCTATTGGCTCAACAACCATAACGGATGCATATGAGCCAATTGAAGAGGGTTTAGAACC TTTGGAGATGACTCGCCAGGTCTCCCTTATATCAATTACTTTGTCAACCAATGAGCTGAATAAGAATTCTCCAGG GTACCAGGCGCCCTCCAACATAGATCAGCCAAGAGGTGAAAATCAGCAGCACCAGCAACCAAGACAATATGTTAACATAGCTGAAAATAATCTAG ATTCATATGGTGGCCGAGGTCGAGGCAGAGGTcgaggaagaggaagaggacgTGGTCGTGGGAGGGGAGGCTATGGAAACTATCAAG GGGAGAACGGTGGATATTATAACTATGGTCGAGGAGGTGGACGAGGCAGAGGCTGGGGTTATCGTG GTTCGGGATATGGAAGGGGCAGAGGTGGATTCCAAGTTGGGGGCCGAGGTTATGGTCGTGGGCGTGGAAGGGTGGGCCGAGGAAGAGGTGGTGTAAACCAGGCACAGATTTGA
- the LOC113765919 gene encoding uncharacterized protein LOC113765919, with protein MNNRFSEVSTELLSCIACLDPKSSFSQFNVQKLLRLADLYPEDFSSNDYLYFESQLRNYIYNVQRDPQFSEVGDLGSLAQQMVKTGKNTVFPLVYRLIQLALVLPVATASVERVFSAMNIVKTDLRNKMGDEWMNDCLVVYIEKDIFATIENEQILQRFQRMKTRRMQLPPLRYSSATTTNTSSVNQ; from the coding sequence ATGAATAATCGTTTCTCGGAAGTTAGCACGGAATTGCTTAGTTGCATAGCATGTCTTGATCCAAAAAGTTCTTTCTCTCAATTCAATGTGCAGAAACTACTCCGTCTTGCTGATTTATATCCTGAAGACTTCTCAAGTAAcgattatttatattttgagtCTCAACTTcgaaattatatttataatgtGCAACGCGATCCTCAATTTTCAGAAGTTGGAGATTTGGGAAGTCTTGCTCAACAAATGGTTAAAACTGGTAAAAATACAGTTTTTCCGTTGGTTTATCGTCTGATCCAGTTGGCATTAGTTCTACCAGTTGCGACTGCTTCTGTTGAAAGAGTATTTTCTGCAATGAATATTGTCAAGACTGATTTGCGCAACAAAATGGGAGACGAGTGGATGAATGACTGTCTGGTTGTATACATCGAGAAGGATATTTTTGCAACAATTGAAAATGAGCAAATATTGCAGCGTTTTCAACGGATGAAGACTCGCAGAATGCAATTGCCTCCTCTTCGTTATTCGAGTGCAACAACTACCAATACTTCAAGTGTTaatcaataa
- the LOC113767096 gene encoding protein SULFUR DEFICIENCY-INDUCED 1-like — translation MYGTKKKQESFHVVHKLPPGDSPYVRAKYFQLIEKDPETAIVFFWKAINAGDRVDSALKDMAVVMKQQDRAEEAIEAIRSFRDRCSKQAQESLDNVLIDLYKKCGMLDEQIELLKQKLRMIYQGEAFNGKPTKTARSHGRKFQVTIRQETSRILGNLGWAYMQQSNYAAAEIVYCKAQQIDPDANKACNLCLCLIKQGRYAEARPVLEDVFEGKLSGSDEPKSRNRAEQLLKELELCESEGLAPPVSGPSIEDAFAKGLDQLMNQWTPFRSRRLPIFEEISPFRDQLAC, via the exons ATGTATGGTACGAAGAAGAAACAGGAGTCTTTCCACGTCGTTCATAAGCTTCCTCCTGGTGATAGTCCTTATGTCAGAGCAAAATATTTTCAA CTAATTGAGAAGGATCCAGAAACTGCAATTGTTTTCTTCTGGAAAGCAATAAATGCCGGAGATAGAGTAGACAGTGCACTGAAAGACATGGCAGTGGTTATGAAACAGCAAGATAGAGCTGAAGAAGCTATTGAGGCTATAAGATCCTTCAGGGATAGATGCTCTAAGCAAGCCCAGGAATCACTTGACAATGTCCTTATCGATTTATACAAG AAATGTGGAATGTTGGATGAGCAAATTGAACTGCTGAAGCAGAAGTTACGGATGATATATCAAGGAGAAGCATTCAATGGAAAACCTACCAAGACAGCTCGCTCCCATGGTAGGAAGTTCCAGGTTACCATTAGGCAGGAAACCTCAAGGATACTG GGAAATTTGGGTTGGGCATACATGCAACAAAGCAACTATGCTGCTGCAGAGATTGTTTATTGCAAAGCCCAGCAGATAGACCCTGATGCCAATAAGGCTTGCAATTTGTGTCTATGCCTAATTAAGCAAGGTCGATATGCGGAAGCAAGGCCTGTTCTTGAAGACGTGTTTGAAGGTAAGCTTTCTGGTTCAGATGAACCCAAGTCGAGGAATCGTGCTGAGCAACTGCTGAAGGAGTTAGAGCTTTGTGAATCAGAAGGACTTGCTCCACCTGTTTCTGGACCTAGTATAGAAGATGCATTTGCTAAAGGTCTTGATCAATTAATGAACCAGTGGACACCATTTAGGTCAAGAAGACTTCCCATTTTTGAAGAAATTTCACCTTTCAGAGATCAATTGGCCTGTTGA